The window GGCGATCATCTGCCCGCTGACGAAGGAGGCGTCGTCGGAGGCGAGGAACAGCGCGGCCTTGGCCACCTCCTCTGGCTGCCCGGCGCGGCTGAGCATGTGCTGCGAGGCGAAGAAGGCGTGGAAGGCTTCCTGCTCGCGCACCATCTGGGTCATGGGGGTTTCTATCAGGCCCGGGCAGAGGCCGTTGACGCGCACGTTGGCATGGCCGTAGTCGATGGCCATGGAGCGGGTCAGTTGGTTGATGCCGCCCTTGGCGACGTTGTACGCGACGTTGCCGTCGCACCCCTGCAGACCGAAGATCGAGCCGATATTGATGATCGAGCCGCTGCGCTGGGCAACCATCTGCGCCACGGCGTGCTTGCTGGTGAGCATGCTGCCGGTGAGGTTGATGTCCAGCACGCGCTGCCACTCGCTGGTGGGCGAACTGGTAACGCTACCCTGGCTGGCGACGCCGGCGGCATTGACCAGTACGTCGAGGCGACCGTAGCGCGATACCACTTCGCCCATCACCTGCTCGACGTTGCTCTCGTTGCGCACGTCCAGGGCCATGAACAGGCCGGGGAACTCGGCGGGAGCGCTGCCCACGTCCAGCCCCACTACCTGGGCGCCTTCCGCGGAAAAGCAGCGCGCGCACGCCAGGCCGATGCCCGATGCCGCGCCAGTGATCACCGCGACCTTGCCTTGCAGTCGATTCATTGCGTACCTCTGGTCTTGTTGTTCTGAGGGTGTCCTGCGGAGAAAGTCTAATCAGCCGTAGGAGGATGGTGATCGTCCATTGAGACTAGCCAGGTGGCAAGCCCGGACATCGCTCACGCCCGCCGGGGACGCAATGGCCCCGGCGGCGTCTCAACCCGCTACGCCGAACCAGCTCTTCACCACGCGAAAATCCGCCGGGATGGGCGTCGTGACGTTGTCGAGCACGCGGCGGTAGCCGGTCGACAGGATCACCCAGGCGCCATCGCGCTTGACGTATTCGTCCTGGTAGAACGCCGTGCCCTGCACGATCCAGTCGTTATCGAGATCGATCACCTGGTCTTCCAGGTACCACACGCCACGGGCGCGATCGGGGCCGACGAGTTCGATCTCGGGATGGTGTCCCTGGTGCTTCGACAACAGGGTCGGGCGATCCATCATCCCTTTCAGCCCGGCGATGAACGCGTCGCGGCCGACGAAGGCGTAGTTGCCGCTGTCCAGCTGGGTGGTGACGTCCTCGGCGAGGCAGCTGGCGAACAGCGCCCAGTCGTGGGTATCGATGGCGCGAAAGTAGCGGTACTTCAGTTGGCGGATCTGCTCGATCTCAAGAAGGACTTCGACGGACTCGGCCATCTGCTTGTCTCCGATGAGGGGGAATCACGAGCCTGTCAGCGAGCCTGCAGCCGATCATCGTCCAAGGGGACTAGCCCTAGTCCGATCGGCCGATTTCCACCATCCCGAACGATGCAAGTCTGCCCTTCCCTGCCTCACCGCAGGTCCTGCCGGGAGGCTCGCCGCCGCCCCATCCGCGACGCTCGGGTGGTTACGGGCGGTGCCGCCTGCTTACAACAACAATAAGGAGACATCACGCATGAACATGCTGCAAGGCAAGGTGGCGCTGGTCACCGGTGGTGGTCAGGGTGTCGGCCAGGGCATTGCCCTCGCCCTCGCCGCCGAGGGTGCCAGGGTCGCCGTGGCGGGTCGCACCCGCGCCACGCTGGAGCAAACAGTGGAAGAAATCCGCCAGCGCGGTGGCGAGGCCCTCGCGGTGGAATGCGACGTGATGAGCGCAGCCGATCTGGATCGCAGCGTGGCCCAGGTAGTGGAGGCCTTCGGCGGCCTCGACATCCTGGTCAATAACGCGCAGATCGTGCCGCTGGGGCGCATCCTCGACGTCAGCGACGAGGACTTCATGAAGGGCATCGACTCGGGGCCGATGGCCACCCTGCGCCTGATGCGCGCCTGCTACCCCCACCTCAAGGGCAACGGCTCGATCGTCAATCTGGCCTCTTCCGCCGCCGTGCGCTGGGATGCCTCCGGCTACGGCCACTACGCCGCCACCAAGGAAGCCATCCGCTCCCTGAGCCGCGCCGCCGCCTGCGAATGGGGCGTGGACGGCATCCGCGTCAACGTCATCGCTCCTCACGCCCTGTCGCCAGGGCTGCGCGGCTGGGTGGATGCCCATCCGGCAGAGGCCGAGGCGTTCTTCCAGAGCATTCCGTTGCGGCGCGTCGGCGACTGCGAAGCCGACATCGGCCGCACCGTGGCCTTCCTGGTCAGCGACAACGCCCGCTACCTGACCGGCGCCACCATCCCGCTGGATGGCGGCCAGGCCTACTGGGGTTGAACAAGGAGATTTCCATGCAACGTCTGGCAAACAAGATCGCCATCATCACCGGAGGCGCCCGTGGCATGGGCGCCGAAACCGCCCGCCTGTTCGTCGCCGAAGGCGCCCACGTCATCATCGCCGACCTCCTGGAGCAGGAAGGTGCGACCCTCGCCGCCGAGCTGGGCGAAGCAGCCAGCTTCCAGCGCCTGGACGTCAGCTGCGAGGGAAACTGGCAGCGCCTGGTGCAGGCCACTCTGGAGCGTCACGGGCGAATCGACGTGCTGGTGAATAACGCCGCCGTGCTGGTGTTCGGCGCCATCGAGCAACTGTCCAAGGCGGAGTTCGAACGAGCGCTGTCGATCAACCTGACCGGCACCTTCCTCGGCATCCACAGCGTGGCGCCGATCATGCGCGAACAGGGGTGCGGCTCGATCGTCAACATTTCCTCGGTGGACGGGCTCCGCGGCGTCAACGCCCTGGCCGCCTACGTGTCGAGCAAGTGGGGCGTGCGCGGCCTGACCAAGGTCGCGGCGCTGGAGCTCGGGCCACACGGCGTGCGGGTCAACTCTGTGCATCCAGGCGGCGTCGATACCCTGATGTCCAACCCCACCGGCGCCACGCGCGACGAACTGGCCGGACAGTACCGCACGGTGCCGCAGCAGCGCATCGGCGCGCCGGAGGAAATCGCCCGCGCCACGCTGTTCCTCGCCAGCGACGACGCCAGCTACTGCAACGGTAGCGAGTTGTCGGTGGATGGCGGCGTGGCGGCCGGCGCCTACTACCCGGGCCTGCCGGGCTCGCCGATCTGAGCTGTTGCGGGCAGCCCCGGACCAAGGGGCTGCCCGCACAACCTCTCGCCAGACCTTTCGCCAGGCCAATCGCCAGCCACCGCTGGCACCACAGCACTCACCGCACTGCCAGCCAGGCCGACCTCCCGAGTCCCCCGGTCAGTTCGCCCGACCGTCCATAAATCAGGCAAAAAAAGACCCGGCCGAAGCCGGGTGAAGGAAGGGGCGGCACAAGCCCCACACTCGAGAGCAATTCAACAAAAACCATCAATCGGGGAAACGCACCCGCACCTCGCGGCTGCCAGCGCGACCCTGGCAGGCCAGCGTCCAGCCTTCGGCGATCTCGGCGGCGCTGAGCACGTCGTTACGCGGCAGCAGCACCTCGCCCTGCTCCACCTTGCACATGCAGGCACCGCAGAAGCCCTCCTCGCAGGAGGCCGGCGGCGCAAGGCCGGCGCGGCGGCAGCTTTCCAGCAGGGTTTCACCGGGGATGCAGGCCACCTGGTGTTCGGCGCCGTCCAGCGCCACCACCAGGCTTTCCGCACCGGATTCGGCGGCGGCGCTGCGGGCCTCTTCGCTCGCCGCTTCCTGCGCGTCCGGATCGGGCGGCGAAACGAAGCGCTCGACATGGATATGCGCCGAGTCGACTCCTTCACGCAGCAGCGTGCTTTCCACCGTATCCATGAACGGACCGGGACCGCAGATGAAACACTCGGCCTCTTCCCAGCCGCGCAGCAGATGACGCACGTCGCTGGCGGCGAGGAAGCCCTGCAGGTTGTCCAGCACGTGGACCACCTGCAGGCGCTCGCCATGCTCGGAGACCAGGCGACGCAGCGCGTCGCGGAAGATCACCGAGTCGGTATCGCGGTTGGCGTACACCAGGCGGATGCGGCAGTCGCGATGGGCCAGCGCCTCGCGCAGGATGGAGAACACCGGAGTAATCCCCGACCCGCCACCGAACAGCAGCAGGTCGCGCGTCACCTCGCCGAGATGGAAGTGGCCGGCGGGCGGCAGCACGTCCAGTTCGTCGCCCGGACGCACGCGCTCGTTCATCCAGTTCGACACCCGGCCACCGGCCACACGCTTGACCGTCACCCGCAGCGTCTCGTCCAGCCCGGGCGTGCTGGACATGGAGTAGCAGCGCGTCAGGGTCTTGCCGTCGAGCGCCACGCGGAAGCTGAGGAACTGCCCGGCGCGGTACTTGAAGCGCCCGGCCAGTTCCGCCGGCACGCGCAGCACCAGCGAGCGCGCGTCGGCGGTTTCCTCGATGACGTCGGCCACCTCCAGACGGAAGGTGCCGGCGACGGTTGGCTCCGCTTGCGGCGCCAGGGTCTGCGCACTGCCCATCGCCACGCTCCGTCAGACGCCGCTGATCAGTTGGGCGTTGTCCACACGCAGCTCGGCGCCGCTGATGAAGCGCGACTCATCCGAGGCGAGGAACAGCACCACGTTGGCGATATCCCGCGGCGCGCACATGCGGTTCATCGGGTCGGCGTCGAGCGCCTCCTGGGGAATCGGCTGACCACCGGCCAGGGCCTGGGTCATGGGGGTGTTGACGCCGTCCGGGTGCACGCTGTTGCAACGGATGCGGTAGCCCTGCTGCTTGCAGTGCACGGCAATGGAGCGGGTCATGGCCGCCACCGCGCCCTTGGAGGCGGAGTAGGCGCAGAACGCCGCCATGCCGCCCAGGGCTGCCACCGAGGACATGTTGACGATGGAGCCGCCGCCGGTTTCCTTCATCGCTTCGATGGCGTACTTGCAGCCGAGGAAGTAACCGTCGCCATTGATGGTCTGCACCTTGCGCCACAGTTCCAGGCTGGTGTCCTCAATGCTGGCCACGGCCAGGATGGCGGCGTTGTTGACCAGCACATCGAGACGGCCGAAGCGCTCCACGGTGGTCTTGATCACGTGTTTCCAGTCGCTTTCGCTGGCGATGTCATGGCGGATGAACAGCGCGTTGTCGCCGATCTCGGCGGCCACGGCACGGCCGGCCTCTTCGTTGAGGTCGGTGATCACCACGCGGGCGCCTTCGGCGGCCAGCAGCAGGGCGTCCTCGCGACCGATGCCGCTGGCCGCGCCAGTTACGATGCAGACTTTGCCTTGAACTCGATTCATGCTTGTTTTCCTTCAGGCGGTTTCAGGGATGGCGGCAGGCACGCGGGACGCCGCATGGACGGCGGCGCGACGGCCGGAATACACACAGTCGGCGATGGACAGGCCGGATATGTAGAGGTTGGAGGCAACACCCACGGCGTTGCGGCCGGCGCTGTACAACCCCGGAATTGGCGTACCGGCGTTGTCCAGCACGCGGCCGCTGCGTTCGCAGATGCGCAGGCCGCCGAGGGTGATGGCCGGGCACGGGTAGAGCTTGCTGTCGACGGACAGGTCCAGGGCATACCAGGGGCCGTCGTCCAGGTCGGCGAGCATCGCCGGGGACTTGCCGAAGGCATCGGTATGCTCGCCGCGGGCGGCGCGGCTGTATTCCTCGAGGGTGTGCCGCAAGTTCTCGGCCGGCACGCCGATGGCGCGGGCCAGGGCGGCAGGCGTATCGCCACGGCGGCGGT of the Pseudomonas sp. PSE14 genome contains:
- a CDS encoding nuclear transport factor 2 family protein; translated protein: MAESVEVLLEIEQIRQLKYRYFRAIDTHDWALFASCLAEDVTTQLDSGNYAFVGRDAFIAGLKGMMDRPTLLSKHQGHHPEIELVGPDRARGVWYLEDQVIDLDNDWIVQGTAFYQDEYVKRDGAWVILSTGYRRVLDNVTTPIPADFRVVKSWFGVAG
- a CDS encoding ferredoxin--NADP reductase, translated to MGSAQTLAPQAEPTVAGTFRLEVADVIEETADARSLVLRVPAELAGRFKYRAGQFLSFRVALDGKTLTRCYSMSSTPGLDETLRVTVKRVAGGRVSNWMNERVRPGDELDVLPPAGHFHLGEVTRDLLLFGGGSGITPVFSILREALAHRDCRIRLVYANRDTDSVIFRDALRRLVSEHGERLQVVHVLDNLQGFLAASDVRHLLRGWEEAECFICGPGPFMDTVESTLLREGVDSAHIHVERFVSPPDPDAQEAASEEARSAAAESGAESLVVALDGAEHQVACIPGETLLESCRRAGLAPPASCEEGFCGACMCKVEQGEVLLPRNDVLSAAEIAEGWTLACQGRAGSREVRVRFPD
- a CDS encoding glucose 1-dehydrogenase; translation: MNRVQGKVCIVTGAASGIGREDALLLAAEGARVVITDLNEEAGRAVAAEIGDNALFIRHDIASESDWKHVIKTTVERFGRLDVLVNNAAILAVASIEDTSLELWRKVQTINGDGYFLGCKYAIEAMKETGGGSIVNMSSVAALGGMAAFCAYSASKGAVAAMTRSIAVHCKQQGYRIRCNSVHPDGVNTPMTQALAGGQPIPQEALDADPMNRMCAPRDIANVVLFLASDESRFISGAELRVDNAQLISGV
- a CDS encoding SDR family NAD(P)-dependent oxidoreductase, with protein sequence MNMLQGKVALVTGGGQGVGQGIALALAAEGARVAVAGRTRATLEQTVEEIRQRGGEALAVECDVMSAADLDRSVAQVVEAFGGLDILVNNAQIVPLGRILDVSDEDFMKGIDSGPMATLRLMRACYPHLKGNGSIVNLASSAAVRWDASGYGHYAATKEAIRSLSRAAACEWGVDGIRVNVIAPHALSPGLRGWVDAHPAEAEAFFQSIPLRRVGDCEADIGRTVAFLVSDNARYLTGATIPLDGGQAYWG
- a CDS encoding SDR family oxidoreductase; the encoded protein is MNRLQGKVAVITGAASGIGLACARCFSAEGAQVVGLDVGSAPAEFPGLFMALDVRNESNVEQVMGEVVSRYGRLDVLVNAAGVASQGSVTSSPTSEWQRVLDINLTGSMLTSKHAVAQMVAQRSGSIINIGSIFGLQGCDGNVAYNVAKGGINQLTRSMAIDYGHANVRVNGLCPGLIETPMTQMVREQEAFHAFFASQHMLSRAGQPEEVAKAALFLASDDASFVSGQMIAVDGGFSAGRRFAPPQA
- a CDS encoding glucose 1-dehydrogenase, whose protein sequence is MQRLANKIAIITGGARGMGAETARLFVAEGAHVIIADLLEQEGATLAAELGEAASFQRLDVSCEGNWQRLVQATLERHGRIDVLVNNAAVLVFGAIEQLSKAEFERALSINLTGTFLGIHSVAPIMREQGCGSIVNISSVDGLRGVNALAAYVSSKWGVRGLTKVAALELGPHGVRVNSVHPGGVDTLMSNPTGATRDELAGQYRTVPQQRIGAPEEIARATLFLASDDASYCNGSELSVDGGVAAGAYYPGLPGSPI